A stretch of the Microcella sp. genome encodes the following:
- a CDS encoding sterol carrier family protein, which translates to MGRARIDEQAGRDAVRAALDGTGERSDTATAVRYLLQVLADASPGHTVEVRVPPFGAGQAVEGPRHTRGTPPNVVELDAETFIAIATGSLAWGEAASAGRVHASGARSDLSGLFPLEY; encoded by the coding sequence ATGGGTCGCGCACGCATCGATGAGCAGGCGGGGCGGGATGCTGTGCGCGCGGCGCTCGACGGCACAGGCGAGCGTTCCGACACCGCGACGGCCGTGCGCTACCTGCTGCAAGTGCTCGCTGACGCGAGCCCCGGCCACACCGTCGAAGTGCGCGTGCCGCCGTTCGGCGCGGGGCAGGCGGTCGAGGGCCCGCGGCACACACGCGGCACGCCGCCGAACGTGGTCGAGCTCGACGCCGAGACCTTTATCGCGATTGCGACGGGATCACTCGCGTGGGGCGAGGCGGCGTCGGCGGGCCGCGTGCACGCATCCGGTGCCCGCTCTGATCTGTCGGGGCTGTTTCCCCTCGAGTACTGA
- a CDS encoding choice-of-anchor G family protein → MRSIRHATAPRGSRPRRAGALAIAGLLAAAPALLGASAAHADSSSGDDLVAYARAQLLGGSVVGSNLSNLADLRAAIAANGGSVDEVVDANPLAVDVLRSISLELPNGVALDVGEGIDAGAVQQWAGAWSDSSAEAHVLTLGDAGAVDVRPSAADASGSVVVDLSALLGSRFANSITSLDLRLSAIGASAEGHGEVATGDYSLAGAQLLVRTPALTDLSQRVFAALEPAESRLASLGGSSGHITQAVRHALGGVLGGDANLVDVDVAIDTDLRSAVEPLLTARLDSPGASVDLERGAIVLDLETILGRDLNSLPPGTELLSESVLVPVLDSITTHVANLADDVVDVVREAINEVRVDIRATLSLLTPQQGDSVETCVEVPILGNLGGGDGVVGGLLDGLTGGLLGGGGGHGGTGHVTEPLTELVCTITEKVLPDLRTSLDLRIAGDLSGLGDADAEIARATLTVLGVPVQLDLSAVLGGISLGIADALGNESDVIAAVQSALQQTVVEPVATGLLGGASLGTALADVLSVKVNLKSTGSDSAGPGTFFTQTAVRIAVLQGALVSIDLASATVGPGVTPTDDPEDPDGPGGPGDPDCTGDDCGPGGPITLSDGGPLAYTGVNIGGLLMLIAGLLAAGLALMRARHGSWALSREVLLG, encoded by the coding sequence ATGCGCTCGATTCGTCACGCGACAGCGCCGAGGGGTTCGAGGCCTCGCCGCGCCGGCGCTCTCGCCATAGCCGGGCTGCTTGCCGCAGCCCCTGCCCTGCTCGGGGCATCAGCCGCTCACGCTGACTCGTCGTCTGGCGACGACCTCGTCGCATACGCGCGAGCTCAGCTGCTGGGCGGAAGTGTCGTCGGCAGCAACCTGTCGAATCTCGCCGATCTGCGCGCTGCGATTGCGGCCAACGGCGGCAGCGTCGACGAGGTGGTCGACGCGAACCCGCTCGCCGTTGATGTGTTGCGCTCGATCAGCCTCGAATTGCCCAACGGAGTCGCGCTCGACGTCGGCGAGGGCATCGATGCCGGCGCCGTTCAGCAGTGGGCCGGCGCGTGGTCAGACAGTTCTGCCGAAGCTCACGTGCTGACTCTCGGCGATGCGGGGGCCGTCGACGTGCGGCCGAGCGCTGCCGACGCTTCGGGCTCGGTGGTCGTCGACCTCTCGGCTCTGCTCGGCTCACGATTCGCGAACTCGATCACGTCGCTCGATCTGCGTCTGAGCGCGATCGGTGCGAGCGCCGAAGGGCATGGCGAGGTCGCGACCGGCGACTACAGCCTCGCCGGCGCACAGTTGCTCGTGCGCACGCCTGCGCTCACCGACCTCTCGCAACGCGTGTTCGCGGCTCTCGAACCGGCAGAATCGAGGCTGGCGTCACTCGGCGGCAGTTCGGGGCACATCACCCAGGCGGTGCGACACGCTTTGGGCGGAGTGCTCGGTGGCGACGCGAATCTCGTCGACGTCGATGTCGCGATCGACACCGACCTGCGCTCGGCCGTCGAGCCGCTGCTCACGGCGCGCCTCGATTCGCCCGGCGCATCCGTCGACCTCGAGCGCGGGGCCATCGTGCTCGATCTCGAGACCATTCTCGGCCGAGACCTCAACTCGCTGCCGCCGGGCACCGAACTGCTCAGCGAGTCGGTTCTCGTGCCGGTACTCGATTCGATCACGACCCATGTCGCGAACCTCGCCGATGACGTGGTCGACGTCGTGCGCGAAGCGATCAACGAAGTGCGCGTCGACATTCGCGCGACGCTCTCGCTGTTGACGCCCCAGCAGGGCGACAGCGTCGAGACGTGCGTCGAAGTGCCGATTCTGGGCAACTTGGGCGGTGGCGATGGAGTGGTCGGTGGGCTGCTCGACGGCTTGACCGGCGGACTCCTCGGCGGAGGCGGCGGGCACGGCGGCACGGGTCACGTGACCGAGCCGCTCACCGAGCTGGTTTGCACGATCACCGAGAAGGTGCTGCCCGACCTGCGCACCTCACTCGACTTGCGCATCGCCGGTGATCTGAGCGGATTGGGGGATGCTGATGCCGAGATCGCTCGTGCGACCCTGACGGTGCTCGGCGTGCCCGTGCAGCTCGACCTGTCGGCCGTGCTCGGTGGCATTTCACTGGGCATCGCAGACGCACTGGGCAACGAGTCCGATGTGATCGCGGCCGTGCAGAGTGCGCTGCAACAAACGGTCGTCGAGCCGGTCGCGACCGGGCTGCTGGGCGGCGCGAGCCTCGGCACAGCGCTCGCCGATGTGCTCTCGGTGAAGGTGAACCTGAAGAGCACCGGATCAGATTCTGCTGGCCCCGGCACCTTCTTCACTCAGACCGCCGTGAGAATTGCCGTACTGCAGGGAGCGCTGGTGTCGATCGATCTGGCCTCGGCGACTGTCGGGCCGGGCGTCACGCCGACCGATGATCCGGAAGACCCCGATGGCCCGGGTGGCCCCGGTGACCCGGACTGCACGGGTGACGACTGCGGCCCCGGCGGCCCGATCACCCTCAGCGACGGCGGACCTCTCGCCTACACGGGCGTCAACATCGGCGGTCTGTTGATGCTCATCGCGGGCCTGCTCGCCGCCGGTCTCGCTCTCATGCGGGCTCGTCACGGCAGCTGGGCGCTGAGTCGTGAGGTGCTTCTCGGGTAG
- a CDS encoding sigma-70 family RNA polymerase sigma factor: protein MGILDSARNADGVADQELLRRSRRGDRAAFGELWQRHSAAGVSVARAITHLDPDDIVAEAFERILRLVLDGRGPTGAFRPYLYSTIRHVAASQGRARHEIAVDDLDALMPPDVEDDVAVIALDRSLTAQAFRSLPERWQTVLWYTEVEGLDPHEAAPLLGLNANATAALSFRAREGLRIAWLQAHVEDAQASGECRWAMERLGEHERHKLSVRDTDRLAFHLANCAHCAIVSEEVHDVGVRLRSVLLPLFVGSSAAVALEQAAGAAGGADHAAGMTGAELGGDPTAGGSALPEGLAALVGAAGTGAGAVASKVAVGAAIVVAAAAGPLASSMTEAEPSPVSAEIQTTPAVDDAGSAGRVIEVDPRALDRDSSDDVTESIPLPTETATGASEVVDGIIDTITGGEPPAGHTAPGGIVGADLDLQLTGTATPGAHLSLQTAGQVYATTTVRSNGTFTIAATAVPGGLSSLELVQTIDEGYLAGLLPEGGLLGGLVGDLDALVQQLVKPIVLGSNDSSITIVLVQ from the coding sequence ATGGGGATCCTCGATTCGGCTCGCAACGCTGACGGCGTTGCAGACCAGGAATTGCTGCGGCGGTCGCGTCGCGGTGATCGTGCCGCGTTCGGTGAGCTGTGGCAGCGGCACTCCGCCGCGGGAGTCTCAGTGGCGCGAGCCATCACGCACCTCGACCCCGACGACATCGTGGCCGAGGCGTTCGAGCGTATTCTTCGGCTCGTACTCGACGGGCGGGGGCCAACCGGCGCGTTCCGGCCCTATCTGTATTCGACCATTCGCCACGTGGCGGCATCGCAGGGGCGCGCTCGTCATGAGATCGCTGTCGATGATCTGGATGCTCTCATGCCGCCAGACGTCGAAGACGACGTGGCCGTCATCGCCCTCGACAGGTCGCTGACCGCGCAAGCTTTCCGCTCACTGCCCGAGCGGTGGCAGACCGTGCTCTGGTACACCGAGGTGGAGGGGCTCGACCCGCACGAGGCGGCTCCCTTGCTCGGGCTCAATGCCAATGCGACGGCGGCACTGTCGTTTCGTGCGCGTGAGGGGTTGCGCATCGCGTGGCTGCAGGCGCACGTCGAAGACGCGCAAGCCAGCGGCGAATGCCGATGGGCGATGGAGCGCCTTGGCGAACACGAACGCCACAAGCTGAGTGTGCGCGATACAGATCGGCTTGCCTTTCATCTTGCGAACTGTGCGCACTGCGCGATCGTCTCTGAAGAGGTGCACGACGTCGGGGTTCGACTGCGCTCTGTGCTTCTGCCGCTCTTCGTCGGTTCGAGCGCGGCGGTCGCGCTCGAACAGGCCGCCGGCGCTGCGGGCGGAGCAGACCACGCGGCGGGCATGACGGGTGCAGAGCTCGGCGGTGACCCGACAGCGGGAGGTTCAGCCCTGCCCGAAGGTCTCGCCGCGCTGGTCGGTGCCGCGGGAACGGGGGCCGGGGCCGTCGCGTCGAAGGTGGCCGTGGGTGCAGCCATTGTCGTAGCGGCCGCAGCTGGGCCTCTCGCGTCGTCGATGACGGAGGCGGAGCCATCGCCTGTATCAGCCGAGATCCAGACGACCCCTGCCGTCGATGACGCGGGCTCAGCAGGTCGAGTGATCGAGGTCGACCCTCGCGCCCTCGACCGTGACAGCTCCGATGACGTCACTGAGAGCATCCCGTTGCCCACCGAGACCGCTACGGGCGCCAGCGAGGTCGTCGACGGCATCATCGACACGATCACCGGGGGCGAGCCTCCGGCCGGGCACACCGCGCCGGGCGGCATCGTGGGCGCCGACCTCGACCTGCAGCTGACCGGCACCGCGACTCCCGGTGCGCACCTCTCGCTGCAGACGGCCGGTCAGGTCTACGCGACGACGACGGTGCGCAGCAATGGCACCTTCACGATTGCTGCGACCGCCGTGCCCGGCGGGCTGTCGTCGCTCGAACTCGTGCAGACCATCGACGAGGGCTACCTCGCAGGGCTGCTGCCCGAGGGCGGGCTGCTGGGCGGTCTGGTCGGCGACCTCGACGCCCTGGTTCAGCAGCTCGTGAAGCCCATCGTGCTCGGCTCGAACGACTCGAGCATCACGATCGTGCTCGTGCAGTAG
- the purF gene encoding amidophosphoribosyltransferase has product MCGIVGIVSSSPVNQQVYDALALLQHRGQDSTGIATAEGRVLHMAKAKGQVREAYRTRDMRSLLGTMGLGHVRYATRGSASSEEEAQPFYVNAPYGIILVHNGNLTNTRELTRELFDVDRRHLNTNSDTELLVNVLAHELQAQVSGAELDPDQVFAAITRLHERVEGSYAAIALIAGHGLLAFRDPFGIRPLVLGRRTTGLTGDEWVVASESLVLEAGGYEIVRDLAPGEAVFITSSGEMVSQQCAAKPRLIPCSFEYVYLARPDSIMNGISVYEARLRLGDRLADTIAQYTPKGDIDVVMPIPDSSRPAAMQVAQKLGIEYREGFYKNRYVGRTFIMPGQAERKKSVKQKLNAMSSEFAGKNILIVDDSIVRGTTSKEIVEMARAAGANKVTFTSAAPPVRYPHVYGINMPTRTELVAHGRKIPEINTELGSDYLIYQEVADMQAAIIEGSDITELEMSCFTGDYVTGTVSPEYLSWVERNQLS; this is encoded by the coding sequence ATGTGCGGCATCGTCGGCATCGTCTCGTCGAGTCCCGTCAACCAGCAGGTCTACGACGCGCTGGCCCTGCTGCAGCACCGGGGGCAAGACTCGACCGGCATCGCGACCGCTGAAGGCCGCGTGCTGCACATGGCCAAAGCCAAGGGGCAGGTGCGCGAGGCCTACCGCACGCGCGACATGCGCAGCCTGCTGGGCACCATGGGCCTGGGGCACGTTCGATATGCGACCCGGGGTTCAGCATCCAGTGAAGAAGAGGCGCAGCCGTTCTATGTGAACGCGCCCTACGGCATCATCCTCGTGCACAACGGCAACCTCACGAACACGCGCGAGCTGACGCGCGAGCTGTTCGATGTCGACCGCCGCCACCTCAACACCAACAGCGACACCGAGCTGCTCGTCAACGTGCTCGCGCACGAGCTGCAGGCTCAGGTCTCGGGCGCCGAGCTCGATCCCGACCAGGTGTTCGCCGCGATCACGCGCCTGCACGAGCGTGTCGAGGGCTCGTACGCGGCGATCGCGCTCATCGCGGGGCACGGGCTGCTGGCGTTCCGCGACCCGTTCGGCATTCGGCCGCTCGTGCTCGGCCGACGCACGACGGGCCTCACGGGCGACGAGTGGGTCGTCGCGAGCGAGTCGCTCGTGCTCGAGGCGGGCGGTTACGAGATCGTGCGCGACCTCGCTCCGGGCGAGGCTGTGTTCATCACGAGCTCGGGCGAGATGGTCTCGCAGCAGTGCGCCGCGAAACCACGTCTGATTCCCTGCTCGTTCGAGTACGTCTACCTCGCGCGGCCCGACTCGATCATGAACGGCATCTCGGTCTACGAGGCCCGACTGCGACTCGGCGACCGGCTCGCCGACACCATCGCGCAGTACACGCCCAAGGGCGACATCGACGTGGTCATGCCGATTCCCGACTCGTCGCGCCCCGCCGCGATGCAGGTCGCCCAGAAGCTCGGCATCGAATACCGCGAAGGCTTCTACAAGAACCGCTATGTGGGCCGCACCTTCATCATGCCCGGCCAGGCCGAGCGCAAGAAGAGCGTCAAGCAGAAGCTCAATGCCATGTCGAGTGAGTTCGCCGGCAAGAACATCCTCATCGTCGACGACTCGATCGTGCGCGGCACGACGTCGAAAGAGATCGTCGAGATGGCTCGCGCAGCCGGAGCCAACAAGGTCACGTTCACGTCGGCCGCACCGCCCGTGCGCTACCCGCACGTCTACGGCATCAACATGCCCACGCGCACCGAGCTCGTCGCGCACGGCCGCAAGATTCCCGAGATCAACACCGAGCTCGGCAGCGACTACCTCATCTATCAAGAGGTCGCCGACATGCAGGCCGCGATCATCGAGGGCAGCGACATCACCGAACTCGAGATGAGCTGCTTCACGGGCGACTACGTCACGGGCACAGTGAGCCCCGAGTACCTCAGCTGGGTCGAACGCAACCAGCTGAGCTGA
- the purM gene encoding phosphoribosylformylglycinamidine cyclo-ligase: MTNSYAAAGVDTAAGDRAVELMKASVAATHGAEVLGGVGGFAGLWDASALRDYRRPLLASSTDGVGTKVAIAQALDIHDTIGQDLVAMVVDDIVVVGAKPLFMTDYIACGKVHPQRIADIVRGIAEACAETGTALVGGETAEHPGLLGPDDYDVAGAAVGVVEADDLLGPERVHNGDVVIAMASSGLHSNGFSLVRHILSTKGIGYHDELPEFGGVVGQTLLTPTALYTAPLLDVLAELPGAVHALSHVTGGGIAANLARVLPVGSWVELDRGSWSPPTVFRVLTDLAGDSLESTEGTWNLGIGMLAVVAHDSASSVIRSLEGRGVPAWVAGRVSTTAHDLAGFEQGAKGVNGGAVKLVGSFAS; this comes from the coding sequence ATGACGAATTCTTATGCCGCCGCCGGCGTCGACACAGCCGCGGGCGACCGGGCGGTCGAGCTCATGAAGGCCTCCGTCGCGGCCACGCACGGGGCCGAGGTTCTCGGCGGTGTCGGCGGCTTCGCCGGGCTTTGGGACGCCAGTGCGCTGCGCGACTACCGCCGCCCGCTGCTCGCCTCAAGCACCGACGGTGTCGGCACGAAGGTCGCGATCGCGCAGGCCCTCGACATTCACGACACCATCGGCCAAGACCTCGTGGCGATGGTCGTCGACGACATCGTCGTCGTGGGCGCGAAGCCCCTCTTCATGACCGACTACATCGCGTGCGGCAAGGTGCACCCGCAGCGCATCGCCGACATCGTGCGGGGCATCGCTGAGGCCTGCGCGGAGACGGGCACGGCTCTGGTCGGGGGCGAGACGGCAGAGCATCCGGGTCTGCTGGGCCCTGACGACTACGACGTGGCCGGCGCCGCGGTGGGTGTGGTCGAAGCCGATGACCTGCTCGGCCCCGAGCGCGTGCACAACGGCGACGTCGTCATCGCGATGGCGAGTTCGGGCCTGCACAGCAACGGCTTCTCGCTCGTGCGGCACATTCTCTCTACGAAGGGCATCGGCTACCACGACGAGCTGCCCGAGTTCGGCGGCGTCGTCGGCCAGACACTGCTCACTCCGACCGCGCTCTACACCGCGCCGCTGCTCGACGTGCTCGCCGAGCTGCCCGGCGCCGTGCATGCGCTCAGTCACGTGACGGGCGGCGGCATCGCCGCGAACCTCGCGCGCGTGCTGCCGGTCGGCAGCTGGGTTGAGCTCGACCGCGGCTCGTGGAGCCCACCCACCGTCTTCCGCGTGCTCACCGACCTCGCCGGCGACTCGCTCGAATCGACGGAAGGTACCTGGAATCTCGGTATCGGGATGCTCGCCGTGGTTGCCCACGACAGCGCGAGTTCGGTCATCCGCTCGCTCGAGGGTCGGGGCGTGCCCGCGTGGGTCGCCGGCCGCGTCTCGACGACCGCGCACGACCTGGCCGGCTTCGAGCAGGGCGCCAAGGGCGTCAACGGCGGCGCCGTGAAGCTCGTGGGTTCGTTCGCTAGTTAG
- a CDS encoding DUF3073 family protein: MGRGRQKAKHTKVARELKYYTPDTNLTALERELAAAAHENEYEDKWAHLVDDDDEADEDDDASPAAQTA; this comes from the coding sequence ATGGGGCGCGGCCGACAGAAGGCAAAGCACACCAAGGTGGCGCGGGAGCTCAAGTACTACACCCCCGACACCAACCTCACGGCGCTCGAGCGCGAGCTCGCTGCCGCTGCGCACGAGAACGAGTACGAAGACAAGTGGGCGCACCTCGTCGACGATGACGACGAGGCTGACGAAGACGACGACGCGAGCCCGGCGGCTCAGACCGCGTAG
- a CDS encoding NAD(P)-binding domain-containing protein has translation MTTPDLTTSCVVIGAGQAGLSVAYYLKRLGLEAGNEFVLLDRGPSTGGAWQFRWEALRLGSAHRVNDLPGMDELGLSFTTADHHAPAREVVGDYYRRYEEHHGLQVVRPAAVTQVSDLGRDLLVRFTTENGELELGASTVVNATGTWGSPFVPWYPGRDTFAGRQVHTNDYVAAEDFAGQNVVVVGAGTSAIGFILELEPHAASISWATRRPPEFLDEVELNLEAAEQAVAMQDNAARAGRALPSIVSGTGVPRTRRIQAALDRGVLEFKPMFTAIEPDAVVWADGTREPADAIIWATGFRPELRHLAPLKLREKEGGVAVASHHSERDPRIFFAGYGPAASTIGANRAGRNIARQVVATLSKMGR, from the coding sequence GTGACGACCCCCGACCTGACGACCTCGTGTGTGGTCATCGGAGCGGGTCAAGCAGGCCTCTCGGTGGCCTACTACTTGAAGCGACTCGGCCTCGAAGCCGGCAACGAGTTCGTGCTGCTCGACCGCGGCCCGAGCACGGGCGGCGCCTGGCAGTTCCGGTGGGAGGCCCTGCGACTCGGCTCGGCACACCGTGTCAACGACCTGCCGGGCATGGACGAGCTGGGGCTGAGTTTCACGACCGCCGATCACCACGCTCCGGCGCGCGAGGTCGTCGGCGACTACTACCGCCGCTATGAAGAGCACCACGGCCTGCAGGTCGTGCGACCCGCCGCCGTGACGCAGGTCAGCGACCTCGGCCGCGACCTGCTCGTGCGTTTCACGACCGAGAACGGCGAGCTCGAGCTCGGTGCCTCGACGGTCGTCAACGCCACGGGCACCTGGGGCTCTCCCTTCGTGCCCTGGTACCCCGGACGCGACACGTTCGCCGGTCGCCAGGTGCACACGAACGACTACGTTGCGGCCGAAGATTTCGCTGGCCAGAACGTCGTCGTGGTCGGCGCGGGCACGAGCGCCATCGGCTTCATCCTCGAGCTCGAGCCGCACGCGGCCAGCATCTCGTGGGCGACGCGCCGCCCGCCCGAGTTTCTCGACGAGGTCGAGCTCAACCTCGAGGCGGCCGAGCAGGCTGTCGCGATGCAAGACAACGCGGCGCGCGCCGGGCGCGCACTGCCGAGCATCGTCTCGGGAACAGGAGTGCCGCGCACCCGCCGTATCCAGGCCGCTCTCGATCGTGGCGTTCTCGAGTTCAAGCCTATGTTCACGGCGATAGAGCCGGATGCTGTGGTCTGGGCCGACGGAACCCGCGAGCCTGCCGACGCCATCATCTGGGCCACGGGCTTCCGACCTGAGCTGCGCCACCTGGCCCCGCTCAAGCTGCGCGAGAAGGAGGGCGGCGTCGCGGTGGCGAGCCACCACTCCGAGCGCGACCCGCGCATCTTCTTCGCCGGCTATGGCCCCGCGGCATCGACCATCGGCGCCAACCGTGCTGGTCGCAACATCGCCCGGCAGGTCGTCGCCACGCTCAGCAAGATGGGGCGCTAG
- a CDS encoding glycogen debranching N-terminal domain-containing protein encodes MTASLQPLLNDELVVLRAPTQAWSSPSGAMGGAAIHGVYVSDVRLIRGLRVRIGDRDAEHLSTGTRGADSVRIESLLRHLDDRTPDPEVRLTLERTVDARGMVDTLTVRNRHEYSLTAPLVIELDLDATSMESVKLGHGPGDAPAVTVDGGVARWLGQSVTASVSSPDLGIEQTATGIRLTAELTIGPASATTVSWRLDADDAIGAVRGDSRPVPWSRPEVLAGDQRLSRWVDRALDDLDALRMTTAQHPEETFLAAGAPWFFTLFGRDSIWAARMMLPLGTELAGSTLRVLAGLQGTHHQPASAEEPGKIMHELRREALVIDDDITLPPLYYGTVDATPLFVCLLHDAWKWGLPDDEVRALLPHLEAALGWMRDDGDADGDGLLEYIDRSGHGLANQGWKDSGDSVQWRDGSLAEGPIALCEVQAYAYEAAMGGAALLEAFDRPGADEWRAWAARLREAFHAKFWITDASLAGALGPYPAIALDAQKRPVDTVTSNLGHLLGTGLLDAEQSALVAARLGSPELDSGYGLRTMSTDSTGYWPLSYHGGSVWTHDTAIAVLGLAREGHDEVASSLARGLLRAAEGFDYRMPELHSGDPVDVVTRPIPYPAACRPQAWSAASSVAVLTAALGLVPDAAAGTLASSPLLGLGSVAARGLRVGASTLDVGL; translated from the coding sequence GTGACCGCATCGCTGCAACCCCTGCTCAACGACGAACTCGTCGTGTTGCGGGCCCCCACGCAAGCCTGGTCGTCGCCGTCGGGCGCGATGGGCGGGGCAGCGATTCATGGCGTCTATGTGAGCGACGTGCGCCTCATTCGCGGGCTGCGTGTGCGCATCGGCGATCGGGATGCTGAACACCTGTCGACCGGAACGCGCGGTGCTGACTCCGTGCGCATCGAGTCGCTCTTGCGCCACCTCGACGACCGCACGCCCGACCCCGAAGTGCGGCTGACGCTCGAGCGCACGGTCGACGCCCGCGGCATGGTCGACACCCTGACAGTGCGCAACCGGCACGAATACTCGCTGACCGCCCCTCTGGTGATCGAGCTCGACCTCGACGCCACGAGCATGGAGTCGGTCAAGCTCGGTCACGGCCCCGGCGATGCCCCGGCCGTGACCGTCGACGGCGGTGTCGCTCGCTGGCTCGGCCAGAGCGTCACGGCGAGCGTGAGCTCGCCAGATCTCGGCATCGAGCAGACGGCCACGGGCATCAGACTCACGGCCGAGCTGACGATCGGGCCGGCCAGCGCGACGACCGTGTCGTGGCGCCTCGACGCCGACGACGCGATCGGCGCCGTGCGCGGCGACTCTCGACCCGTACCGTGGAGCCGGCCCGAGGTGCTCGCGGGCGACCAGCGGCTGAGCCGCTGGGTCGACCGAGCGCTCGACGATCTCGACGCGCTGCGCATGACGACGGCGCAGCATCCTGAAGAAACGTTTCTCGCCGCTGGCGCACCGTGGTTCTTCACGCTCTTCGGGCGCGACTCGATCTGGGCGGCCCGCATGATGCTGCCGCTCGGCACCGAGCTCGCGGGCAGCACTTTGCGCGTGCTCGCGGGGCTGCAGGGCACCCATCACCAGCCCGCCTCGGCCGAAGAGCCCGGCAAGATCATGCACGAGTTGCGACGCGAGGCACTCGTGATCGACGACGACATCACGCTGCCTCCCCTCTACTACGGCACCGTCGACGCGACGCCGCTCTTCGTGTGCCTGCTGCACGACGCCTGGAAGTGGGGGCTGCCCGACGACGAGGTGCGCGCGCTGCTGCCGCACCTCGAAGCGGCGCTCGGCTGGATGCGCGACGACGGCGACGCCGACGGCGACGGCCTGCTCGAGTACATCGACCGCAGCGGACACGGGCTCGCGAACCAGGGGTGGAAAGACTCGGGCGACAGCGTGCAGTGGCGCGACGGCTCACTCGCCGAAGGGCCGATTGCCCTGTGCGAGGTGCAGGCCTACGCCTACGAGGCGGCGATGGGTGGCGCGGCGCTGCTCGAGGCCTTCGACCGTCCCGGTGCCGATGAGTGGCGCGCGTGGGCGGCCCGGCTGCGCGAGGCCTTTCACGCGAAGTTCTGGATCACCGACGCGTCGCTCGCTGGCGCCCTGGGCCCCTACCCGGCGATCGCGCTCGACGCGCAGAAGCGCCCGGTTGACACGGTGACGAGCAACCTAGGCCACTTGCTCGGTACGGGCCTGCTCGATGCCGAGCAGTCGGCGCTCGTCGCCGCCCGCCTTGGCTCGCCCGAGCTCGACTCGGGCTACGGCCTGCGCACGATGTCGACCGACTCGACCGGCTACTGGCCGCTGAGCTACCACGGCGGCTCGGTCTGGACGCACGACACCGCGATCGCCGTTCTCGGCCTCGCGCGCGAGGGTCACGATGAAGTCGCCTCGTCATTGGCCCGCGGTCTGCTGCGCGCCGCCGAAGGCTTCGACTACCGCATGCCCGAGCTGCACTCGGGTGACCCGGTCGACGTGGTCACGCGCCCCATCCCCTACCCGGCGGCGTGCCGACCGCAGGCGTGGTCGGCGGCGTCGTCGGTCGCGGTGCTCACCGCCGCGCTGGGCTTGGTGCCGGATGCTGCTGCCGGCACCCTCGCCAGCTCACCGTTGCTCGGGCTCGGCTCCGTCGCTGCTCGAGGTCTCAGGGTCGGAGCCAGCACCCTCGACGTCGGCCTCTGA
- a CDS encoding LacI family DNA-binding transcriptional regulator — translation MAKMPTVDDVAEAAQVSRQTVSNVINSPQIVREKTRERVQEAIDRLGYRPHASARRLRTRKSSTIGLRLDPLRDGISGAVLDRFVHKLAEQADERDLRVMIFTANGADDELAHIRRLRDGSDIDAFILIATFHGDPRIAWLIEHDVPFVSFGRPWGSSFDDPRHRWVDVDGRAGLRDATAKLRASGCSRVGYIGWPSPSGTGDERRAGWEEASGFDADGLTTYQVVTEDGVDQGAASARHLLSLREPCDAIVCASDSLALGASMAATALGQPDLPVVGFDNTPVASAIGLSSIDQPLDEVVAATLTLLFGPEGDVVLPNPDSNEQPTNRLLVPRLVERRSTHRAFGETTGA, via the coding sequence ATGGCGAAGATGCCGACCGTCGACGACGTCGCCGAGGCCGCCCAGGTGTCACGCCAGACCGTCTCGAACGTGATCAATTCGCCCCAGATCGTGCGCGAGAAGACTCGCGAACGGGTGCAAGAGGCCATCGACCGCCTCGGCTATCGGCCGCACGCCTCGGCCCGTCGCCTGCGCACTCGCAAGTCGTCCACCATCGGTTTGCGCCTCGACCCGCTGCGCGACGGCATCTCGGGGGCCGTGCTCGACCGCTTCGTGCACAAGCTCGCCGAGCAGGCCGACGAGCGAGACCTGCGCGTCATGATCTTCACGGCCAACGGCGCCGACGACGAGCTCGCGCACATCCGCCGGCTGCGCGACGGCAGCGACATCGACGCCTTCATTCTCATCGCGACCTTTCACGGCGACCCGCGCATCGCGTGGCTCATCGAGCACGACGTACCGTTCGTCTCGTTTGGCCGGCCGTGGGGCTCGTCTTTCGACGACCCGCGGCACCGCTGGGTCGACGTCGATGGTCGCGCGGGCCTGCGCGATGCGACGGCGAAATTGCGAGCATCCGGATGCTCACGCGTCGGCTACATCGGCTGGCCGAGCCCCTCGGGCACGGGCGACGAGCGCCGCGCGGGGTGGGAAGAGGCGAGCGGCTTCGACGCCGACGGCCTCACGACCTACCAAGTAGTGACCGAAGATGGTGTCGACCAGGGCGCGGCTTCGGCGCGCCACCTTCTCTCGCTGCGCGAGCCCTGCGACGCGATCGTGTGCGCGAGCGACTCGCTCGCCCTCGGCGCATCGATGGCCGCGACTGCCCTCGGGCAGCCCGATCTGCCCGTCGTCGGGTTCGACAACACCCCGGTCGCCTCGGCGATCGGACTGTCGAGCATCGACCAGCCGCTCGACGAAGTCGTCGCGGCCACCCTGACCCTGCTGTTCGGGCCGGAAGGCGATGTCGTCTTGCCAAATCCAGACAGCAACGAGCAGCCGACGAATCGGCTGCTCGTGCCTCGACTTGTCGAACGCCGGTCTACCCACCGCGCGTTCGGCGAGACCACCGGCGCCTGA